A DNA window from Cobetia marina contains the following coding sequences:
- a CDS encoding oxidoreductase, whose translation MTDTKTLFTAHTLGELELRNRLVLAPMTRTSAQEDGLVHFDMVDYYRDFARGDFSLLVTEGLYTDEAFSQGYANQPGLATQAQQDSWRPVVEAVHQQGGRLIAQLMHAGAQTQHNRFKDEVVAPSESRASGEMLSFYGGSGPFPLAREISESEIHEAITGFATSARLAKEAGFDGVELHGANGYLIHQFISERFNQRDDAWGGDATARLAFPLAVIRSVREAVGDDFPLGMRLSQGTVTEPDLRWAGGPDAARARFSHLIEAGLDFLHLTGGDVAAPAFPEAANADERSLSLTALADQSRKALESDITLITNGGVDSPEKAVAALEHADLVAIGRSALANHDWPKRVKRDTCLTPFDFAMLSPLATLANEEDWRIANDKPANCEGRC comes from the coding sequence ATGACAGACACCAAGACACTGTTCACCGCTCACACGCTTGGCGAGCTTGAGCTTCGCAATCGCCTGGTGCTCGCGCCGATGACCCGTACCAGCGCCCAGGAGGATGGCCTGGTCCACTTCGACATGGTCGATTACTACCGCGATTTCGCGCGCGGCGATTTCTCGTTGTTGGTCACCGAGGGCCTGTACACCGATGAGGCCTTCAGCCAGGGCTACGCCAATCAGCCGGGACTGGCCACTCAGGCCCAGCAGGACAGCTGGCGCCCGGTGGTCGAGGCCGTGCATCAACAAGGCGGCCGACTCATCGCCCAGTTGATGCATGCCGGCGCCCAGACTCAGCACAACCGCTTCAAGGATGAGGTGGTCGCGCCCTCAGAGAGCCGGGCCAGTGGCGAGATGCTCAGCTTCTACGGCGGCTCCGGCCCCTTCCCGCTGGCTCGCGAGATCAGCGAATCGGAGATTCACGAGGCCATCACCGGCTTTGCCACCAGCGCTCGCCTGGCCAAGGAAGCTGGCTTTGACGGGGTCGAGCTGCACGGTGCCAACGGCTACCTGATCCACCAGTTCATCAGTGAGCGCTTCAACCAGCGCGACGATGCCTGGGGCGGCGATGCCACTGCCCGGCTGGCCTTCCCGCTCGCGGTGATCCGCAGTGTGCGTGAGGCCGTCGGCGACGACTTCCCACTCGGCATGCGGCTGTCACAGGGCACCGTGACCGAGCCGGATCTCCGCTGGGCCGGTGGACCTGACGCGGCTCGTGCGCGCTTCTCGCACCTGATCGAGGCTGGCCTGGACTTCCTGCACCTGACGGGTGGCGATGTCGCCGCGCCCGCCTTCCCCGAGGCAGCGAATGCTGACGAGCGCTCGCTGAGCCTGACGGCGCTTGCCGACCAATCGCGCAAGGCACTGGAGTCAGACATCACGCTGATCACCAATGGCGGCGTGGACAGCCCCGAGAAGGCAGTGGCAGCGCTTGAGCACGCCGACCTGGTCGCGATCGGGCGTTCGGCACTGGCCAATCACGACTGGCCCAAGCGCGTGAAACGCGACACCTGCCTGACGCCCTTCGACTTCGCGATGCTGTCTCCATTGGCCACCCTGGCCAACGAGGAAGACTGGCGCATCGCCAACGACAAGCCGGCCAACTGCGAAGGTCGCTGCTGA
- a CDS encoding NAD-dependent epimerase/dehydratase family protein, protein MKILVTGAAGFIGAALCERLLQEGMQVVGLDNLNPYYPLALKRHRLARLETLASQCAGECGDGRRPGSFRFVPLDLVEREALLALIKDEGFEVVVNLAAQAGVRHSISQPFDYVDSNLVGFVNLLEACRAARPSHLLYASSSSVYGDDAAQPLQEAQVGERPLSLYAATKRANELMAYSYSHLYGMPVTGLRFFTVYGARGRPDMAPLRFARKLLAGEVIDVYNRGQMARDFTHVSDIVEGIFRLMPLPPAQVSSAAPSRVLNLGRGEPIALGDFINGLEAALCITARRRLLPMQPGDVERTWADTSALQALTGFRPTVSLATGLEELAEWARHYPSLLSETQDEREHEASEAARGLTAQHLSTLRGMTSIRPPASAGLAFSAEAPFKA, encoded by the coding sequence ATGAAGATTCTGGTCACGGGAGCCGCAGGCTTCATCGGCGCCGCGCTGTGCGAGCGCCTTTTGCAGGAAGGCATGCAGGTCGTCGGACTCGACAACCTCAATCCCTATTATCCGCTGGCGCTGAAGAGGCATCGTCTGGCGCGCCTCGAGACGCTGGCCAGCCAGTGTGCGGGAGAGTGCGGCGATGGCCGCCGGCCGGGCAGTTTCCGCTTCGTGCCGCTGGATCTGGTCGAGCGCGAGGCGTTGCTCGCCTTGATCAAGGACGAGGGCTTCGAGGTGGTCGTCAACCTGGCCGCCCAGGCCGGGGTGCGGCATTCCATCAGCCAGCCCTTCGATTACGTCGACAGCAATCTGGTCGGCTTCGTCAATCTTCTCGAGGCGTGCCGTGCCGCGCGTCCGAGTCATCTGCTCTACGCCTCCAGCAGCTCCGTCTACGGGGATGACGCCGCTCAGCCTCTGCAGGAAGCCCAGGTGGGGGAGCGGCCGCTGTCGCTGTATGCCGCCACCAAGCGAGCCAATGAGCTGATGGCCTACAGTTACTCGCACCTCTATGGCATGCCGGTGACGGGGCTGCGTTTCTTCACCGTCTATGGCGCGCGTGGCCGACCGGACATGGCGCCGCTGCGATTCGCGCGCAAGCTGCTGGCCGGTGAGGTGATCGATGTCTACAACCGGGGGCAGATGGCACGTGACTTCACTCATGTCAGTGACATCGTGGAGGGCATCTTCCGTCTCATGCCGCTGCCACCCGCTCAGGTGTCCAGCGCGGCACCGTCACGGGTGCTCAATCTCGGCCGTGGCGAGCCCATCGCGCTGGGAGATTTCATCAACGGACTGGAAGCGGCGCTGTGCATCACGGCCCGCAGACGTCTGCTGCCGATGCAGCCGGGCGATGTCGAGCGCACCTGGGCTGACACCTCGGCACTCCAGGCGCTGACCGGCTTTCGGCCCACGGTCAGTCTTGCCACGGGGCTTGAGGAGCTGGCCGAGTGGGCGCGGCACTATCCGTCGCTGCTGAGCGAGACGCAGGATGAGCGAGAGCACGAGGCGTCGGAAGCCGCGAGGGGACTGACGGCGCAGCACTTGAGCACCTTGCGCGGCATGACGAGCATCAGACCGCCGGCATCGGCGGGGCTGGCCTTCAGTGCAGAAGCGCCCTTCAAGGCTTGA
- a CDS encoding ArnT family glycosyltransferase — MKRQTPRSRVIKRSETEPATRAGRWRKAMALAGSAVSSGANLCASERLCWALWLTLLMAGALARPYLPIDETRYVSVAWEMWHSGHWFVSSMNGAPYADKPVLLFWLIHAGWAVLGVNEVWPKVLMPLVSLLGIWQLGRVARTLWPVAAGEGDEWQVREQWVSLTRWTLAGCLMWMLYSQALMFDVLLTTCLLGALRPWCSPLGAQPLPWKAVAESGLWLGLALLAKGPVALLWFAVVVGSRPWWTQAKARQVWAGEWRGWGMSLLLGLVVLCVWLLPAVITGPASYVEDLLWGQTAHRVVAAQDHARPLWWYLPWLVVLIFPFSLRPRLLLEGFLASIAQRPTAEQPLLRLGRVWALSGLLIFSLISGKQVHYLMPLLVPLSLLLAWAALRQPPAHGALRLLAMTSGGLGVASLALAVIVMPSLAPTGLARWSADSALVASSSASLSSFLAGAGLLALMSGLWPSSAMSGPISARQVSGVQARYDGVLNAQRRLVLGSVLLVTCLLSLTLRPLWPHLDQTAIAQWINGRQQAGQQVAVVGWDYQATWQFTGRLTRPLETLTRDAGSLSAWQAAHPDGWLVIEAEKCLRLPGTQGPLAGMRDWCQAAADGKADTSRIFHQGRHRVMTIPAAALGGLPSASSKRDMSAQERQRA; from the coding sequence ATGAAACGTCAGACACCCCGCTCACGTGTGATCAAGCGCAGCGAGACGGAGCCCGCCACCCGGGCTGGCCGCTGGCGCAAGGCGATGGCGCTGGCCGGAAGCGCCGTCAGCTCAGGGGCCAACCTGTGTGCCAGCGAGCGGCTGTGCTGGGCACTGTGGCTGACTTTGCTGATGGCAGGAGCGCTGGCGCGACCCTATCTGCCCATCGATGAAACCCGCTATGTCTCGGTGGCGTGGGAGATGTGGCATTCCGGTCACTGGTTCGTCTCGAGCATGAATGGCGCTCCCTACGCGGACAAGCCGGTGCTGTTGTTCTGGTTGATCCACGCTGGCTGGGCGGTCTTAGGGGTCAATGAAGTCTGGCCGAAAGTGCTGATGCCGCTGGTCAGTCTGCTGGGGATCTGGCAGCTGGGACGTGTCGCTCGCACCCTGTGGCCGGTGGCCGCGGGGGAGGGCGATGAATGGCAGGTGCGTGAGCAGTGGGTCTCTCTGACCCGCTGGACGCTCGCCGGTTGCCTGATGTGGATGCTCTACAGCCAGGCCTTGATGTTCGATGTACTGCTGACCACCTGTCTGCTGGGGGCGCTGCGGCCCTGGTGTTCGCCGCTGGGGGCTCAGCCCTTGCCTTGGAAGGCGGTGGCGGAGAGTGGGCTGTGGCTGGGACTTGCCCTGCTGGCCAAGGGGCCGGTGGCGCTGTTGTGGTTTGCTGTGGTGGTCGGCTCGCGCCCCTGGTGGACTCAGGCGAAGGCCCGCCAGGTCTGGGCCGGCGAGTGGCGCGGCTGGGGAATGAGTCTGCTGCTGGGGCTCGTGGTGCTGTGCGTGTGGTTGCTGCCCGCCGTCATCACCGGGCCGGCCAGCTACGTGGAGGACCTGCTGTGGGGGCAGACGGCGCATCGGGTCGTCGCCGCGCAGGATCATGCGCGGCCGCTGTGGTGGTATCTGCCATGGCTTGTGGTGTTGATCTTCCCGTTCAGCCTGCGTCCGCGTCTGCTGCTGGAAGGGTTTCTGGCCTCGATTGCCCAGCGGCCGACGGCCGAGCAGCCATTGCTGAGGCTGGGACGCGTCTGGGCGCTGAGTGGCCTGCTGATCTTCTCGCTCATCTCCGGCAAGCAGGTGCATTACCTGATGCCGCTGCTGGTGCCGCTGAGCCTGTTGCTGGCCTGGGCGGCGCTTCGTCAGCCACCGGCTCATGGGGCGCTGCGGCTGCTGGCGATGACAAGCGGTGGACTGGGCGTTGCCAGTCTGGCACTGGCGGTCATCGTGATGCCGTCACTGGCGCCGACAGGCCTTGCACGATGGTCGGCGGACTCTGCACTGGTGGCCTCAAGCAGTGCCAGCCTGTCGAGTTTCCTGGCTGGCGCAGGCTTGCTGGCATTGATGTCAGGCCTGTGGCCGTCCAGCGCGATGTCAGGGCCAATCAGTGCGCGTCAGGTGTCGGGTGTGCAGGCCCGTTACGACGGCGTCCTGAATGCGCAGCGCCGTCTGGTGCTGGGCAGCGTGTTGCTGGTGACCTGTCTGTTGAGCCTGACATTGCGCCCGCTGTGGCCGCATCTGGATCAGACCGCCATCGCGCAATGGATCAATGGCCGACAGCAGGCTGGCCAGCAGGTGGCTGTCGTCGGCTGGGACTATCAAGCGACCTGGCAATTCACCGGCCGTCTGACCCGGCCACTGGAGACGCTCACGCGGGATGCGGGGTCGCTTAGCGCCTGGCAGGCGGCGCATCCGGATGGCTGGCTGGTGATCGAGGCGGAGAAGTGTCTGCGTCTGCCAGGCACGCAAGGCCCGCTGGCCGGCATGCGCGACTGGTGTCAGGCGGCAGCGGATGGCAAGGCGGATACCTCACGGATCTTCCATCAGGGACGCCATCGAGTGATGACGATTCCCGCAGCGGCGTTGGGCGGCTTGCCGTCCGCGTCATCAAAGCGGGACATGTCCGCGCAGGAGAGACAACGAGCATGA
- a CDS encoding ArnT family glycosyltransferase yields MTTMFQARLYQRLARHPWWSLALLYLLVSAIGLGMRMPWPADEPRFALNGLEMWVTGHWWLPHRGGELYPDKPPIFMWLSGLATGVSGDIRIGFALPSLGAGVVTLALSVDLIRRLHGKRVAFIAGLWLIATLQFVLQARTAQIDMLVTAFIMLGCWGMLRHALLDDGVRYFHLGCFAMGLGIITKGVGFLPLLMLPFWLLAMRRASRWRSGGQRAGQLSWRELLIGLCWLLAAPLAWVGPMLVMSLLSADPELAAYRDNILLKQTAERYADSWHHLKPWHYFLTQVIPWAWMPLLLTLPWWPKALATRLWRRDLRVWLPLSGAVLIVVFFSLSPGKRGVYLLPALPLLVVGLAPLLPGLSRKRHVAWLAFVLCAGLAGIFLGAALLGAAGLPALTRLAEQEGLVPWGWWGLLGGAGVALCAWWKPRGGLLALGSWLVVFWVLWGTWGARLMDPVRNPAALMAQVAEQSDHQALAIPDFREQYLLQARQPLWHFGYKTSEADQFSRLYAWLQAAPQHRWALMTPGMLKRHACLEATQAITLSEPDEHWALLPGGAALACRGDADAAPMYLAPTSVSEEAARLIGLPGRHDVMTEARP; encoded by the coding sequence ATGACGACGATGTTTCAAGCCCGTCTCTATCAACGCCTCGCCCGTCACCCCTGGTGGAGCCTTGCGCTGCTGTATCTGCTGGTGTCGGCCATCGGGCTCGGCATGCGCATGCCCTGGCCGGCGGATGAGCCACGCTTCGCGCTCAACGGTCTCGAGATGTGGGTCACCGGCCACTGGTGGCTGCCGCATCGCGGGGGAGAGCTTTATCCCGACAAGCCGCCGATCTTCATGTGGCTCAGTGGCCTGGCCACCGGCGTGAGTGGCGACATTCGCATCGGCTTCGCCTTGCCGTCGCTGGGCGCCGGGGTGGTGACGCTGGCGCTGAGCGTGGACCTGATCCGTCGCCTGCACGGGAAGCGCGTCGCCTTCATCGCCGGCCTGTGGCTGATCGCCACGCTGCAGTTCGTGCTGCAGGCACGTACCGCGCAGATCGACATGCTGGTCACCGCCTTCATCATGCTTGGCTGCTGGGGGATGCTGCGCCATGCACTGCTCGATGATGGTGTGCGCTACTTCCATCTTGGCTGTTTCGCGATGGGGCTGGGCATCATCACCAAGGGAGTCGGCTTCCTGCCGCTCCTGATGTTGCCGTTCTGGCTGCTGGCCATGCGCCGAGCGTCGCGCTGGCGCAGTGGTGGCCAGCGTGCCGGTCAGCTGTCCTGGCGTGAGCTGTTGATCGGGCTCTGCTGGTTGCTGGCAGCACCACTGGCCTGGGTCGGGCCGATGCTGGTGATGTCGCTGCTCTCTGCCGACCCGGAGCTGGCAGCCTATCGCGACAATATCCTGCTCAAGCAGACCGCCGAGCGCTACGCCGACAGCTGGCACCACCTCAAGCCCTGGCACTACTTCCTGACCCAGGTGATTCCCTGGGCGTGGATGCCGCTGCTGTTGACGCTGCCCTGGTGGCCGAAGGCACTCGCCACCCGCTTGTGGCGTCGTGATCTGCGCGTCTGGCTGCCGTTGAGCGGTGCGGTCTTGATCGTGGTGTTCTTCTCGCTGTCTCCCGGCAAGCGGGGCGTCTACCTCCTGCCGGCGCTGCCGCTGCTGGTGGTCGGTCTGGCGCCCTTGTTGCCCGGCCTGTCCAGAAAGCGGCATGTCGCCTGGCTGGCCTTCGTGCTGTGCGCGGGACTTGCCGGCATCTTTCTGGGCGCGGCACTGCTGGGGGCCGCTGGACTTCCGGCATTGACGAGGCTTGCCGAGCAGGAAGGCCTGGTGCCCTGGGGATGGTGGGGGCTTCTGGGAGGGGCTGGCGTGGCGCTGTGCGCATGGTGGAAACCGCGCGGTGGCCTGCTCGCGCTGGGCAGCTGGCTGGTGGTCTTCTGGGTCCTGTGGGGGACCTGGGGTGCGCGACTGATGGACCCGGTGCGCAATCCGGCGGCACTGATGGCTCAGGTCGCCGAGCAAAGTGATCACCAGGCGCTGGCGATCCCTGACTTCCGGGAGCAGTACCTCCTGCAGGCGCGCCAGCCGCTATGGCACTTCGGCTACAAGACGTCGGAGGCGGACCAGTTCTCGCGGCTGTATGCCTGGCTGCAAGCGGCGCCGCAGCATCGCTGGGCCCTGATGACTCCCGGGATGCTCAAGCGGCATGCCTGCCTGGAGGCGACGCAGGCCATCACGCTGAGTGAACCGGATGAACATTGGGCCCTGCTGCCCGGAGGAGCGGCGCTGGCGTGTCGTGGCGATGCCGATGCCGCGCCGATGTATCTGGCGCCGACCTCGGTCTCCGAGGAGGCGGCGCGGTTGATCGGTCTCCCCGGGCGCCATGACGTGATGACGGAGGCCCGCCCATGA
- a CDS encoding lipid-A-disaccharide synthase N-terminal domain-containing protein, with protein MDVNPWWVALGFGGQALFSARFIIQWLASEKARRSIVPRAFWWFSLAGGMTLLAYAIHRQDPVFIAGQGAGLLIYLRNLSLIKRDRASRQQAASVDVSSVEKPTASSKAREPEGSLLAAGDSRLRAEHARLAEENARLTHEVARLEARSARHKASCA; from the coding sequence ATGGATGTCAATCCGTGGTGGGTGGCCCTCGGCTTCGGTGGTCAGGCGCTGTTCTCGGCGCGCTTCATCATCCAGTGGCTGGCCAGCGAGAAGGCGCGTCGTTCCATCGTGCCGCGCGCCTTCTGGTGGTTCTCGCTGGCAGGTGGCATGACCTTGCTGGCGTATGCCATCCACCGCCAGGACCCGGTGTTCATCGCCGGCCAGGGGGCCGGACTCCTCATCTATCTGCGCAACCTGAGCCTGATCAAGCGGGACCGCGCCTCACGCCAGCAGGCGGCCAGTGTGGATGTATCGAGCGTCGAGAAGCCCACCGCTTCCTCAAAGGCCCGCGAGCCGGAGGGCTCACTCCTCGCGGCAGGCGATAGTCGGCTGCGGGCCGAGCACGCTCGACTCGCGGAGGAGAATGCCCGACTCACCCATGAGGTGGCGCGACTCGAGGCACGAAGTGCTCGGCACAAGGCATCGTGCGCATGA
- a CDS encoding glycosyltransferase family 2 protein — translation MPSSTAMPTPSSPQVSAQEDSSSEGISVLIPGRDERDNLPKLIAEVHAALAGRRYEIIVVDDGSSDDSWRWLTQAALEDSRLRPYHHDTSFGQSTSLWQAARLARGEWLATLDGDGQNDPADLPDMLSLASLEGLDMVAGHRTERRDDAVKRVSSRLANAIRQALLHDDTPDTGCGIKVTRRDVFLRLPYFDHMHRFLPALVRAQGGKVQSLPVRHRERVAGVSKYGFFDRLWVGISDIIGVMWLVRRSRLPSPLQNLSGNAVSETLSPLEVALHPACRSRDVSEVGEHAVRDMSGIDTGRATGAVDLSGIATPHAGVARGAH, via the coding sequence ATGCCGTCCTCAACCGCAATGCCCACCCCCAGCTCACCGCAGGTGTCAGCGCAGGAGGATTCCTCGAGCGAGGGGATTTCGGTGCTGATACCCGGGCGTGATGAGCGAGACAACCTGCCGAAGCTGATCGCCGAGGTGCATGCGGCACTCGCCGGTCGGCGTTACGAGATCATCGTGGTCGATGATGGCTCCAGCGATGACAGCTGGCGCTGGCTCACGCAGGCAGCCCTGGAAGATTCGCGGCTGCGTCCCTATCACCATGACACCAGTTTCGGGCAGAGCACCTCTTTGTGGCAGGCCGCACGTCTGGCGCGTGGCGAATGGCTGGCGACCCTGGATGGTGATGGCCAGAACGACCCGGCAGACCTGCCGGACATGCTGTCACTGGCCAGTCTCGAGGGACTGGACATGGTGGCGGGGCATCGCACCGAACGCCGCGATGACGCCGTCAAGCGCGTGTCCTCCCGACTGGCCAATGCCATCCGCCAGGCGCTGCTGCATGACGATACGCCGGATACCGGCTGCGGCATCAAGGTCACACGTCGTGACGTCTTCCTGCGTCTGCCGTATTTCGATCACATGCACCGTTTCCTGCCTGCGCTGGTGCGGGCCCAGGGCGGCAAGGTGCAGTCCTTGCCGGTACGCCATCGTGAGCGTGTCGCCGGGGTTTCCAAGTACGGCTTCTTCGATCGATTGTGGGTCGGCATCAGCGACATCATCGGCGTGATGTGGCTGGTGCGTCGCTCGCGCCTGCCCTCGCCGCTGCAGAATCTCTCCGGCAATGCCGTCAGTGAGACGTTGTCGCCGCTGGAGGTCGCGCTCCATCCCGCATGCAGAAGCCGTGATGTATCGGAAGTCGGCGAACATGCCGTCAGAGACATGTCGGGGATCGATACCGGCAGGGCGACTGGGGCGGTCGATCTCTCTGGCATCGCCACACCTCACGCCGGCGTGGCGCGGGGAGCACACTGA
- the rlmF gene encoding 23S rRNA (adenine(1618)-N(6))-methyltransferase RlmF, whose amino-acid sequence MSSSSRRPRGASPSKSDASSRHDSPARRQPASRGKPATSNAAPVKVMPARKGELHPRNPHRGRYDMSALTRVSPELAAFLITTPGGNASIDFSDPMAVKALNRALLRHHYGVSDWDIPAGYLCPPIPGRADYLHYLADLLVEANGRGQLPPGERVRALDVGVGANVIYPLLANRSFGWQMVGSDISATALESAHRNVMANVVLRGQIELRLQRDRRALFAGLWGQAERFDLVLCNPPFHASEADMAREAQRKWRGLDKSRQQRGNASRKGRTRQERAGDDRSRVDRSRRHSAQSAPALNFAGQAAELWCPGGEEAFVTRMVSESRDVASRCLWFSSLVAHASSLPGIKQALAASGASEVRVIEMSQGQKISRCVVWSFLTPAERRQWGRDHWQNHD is encoded by the coding sequence ATGTCGTCCTCTTCGCGCCGCCCACGCGGTGCTTCCCCGTCCAAGTCCGATGCCTCTTCCCGACACGATTCGCCCGCCAGGCGGCAGCCGGCCTCCCGAGGGAAGCCCGCCACCTCCAACGCGGCGCCCGTCAAGGTGATGCCGGCCCGCAAGGGAGAGCTGCACCCGCGCAATCCCCATCGGGGGCGTTATGACATGTCGGCGCTGACTCGGGTCAGCCCGGAACTGGCGGCCTTTCTCATCACGACACCGGGCGGCAACGCCTCGATCGATTTCTCGGACCCGATGGCCGTCAAGGCCCTCAATCGCGCCTTGCTCCGTCATCACTACGGGGTGAGCGACTGGGACATTCCCGCGGGCTATCTATGTCCGCCGATTCCCGGCCGGGCCGACTATCTGCACTATCTGGCGGACCTGCTGGTCGAGGCCAACGGGCGGGGGCAGTTGCCCCCGGGGGAGCGAGTCAGGGCGCTGGATGTCGGTGTCGGTGCGAATGTCATCTATCCGTTGCTGGCCAATCGCAGCTTCGGCTGGCAGATGGTCGGCAGTGACATCAGCGCCACGGCGCTGGAATCGGCCCACCGCAACGTGATGGCCAATGTGGTGCTGCGTGGTCAGATCGAGCTGCGTCTGCAACGGGATCGGCGTGCGCTCTTCGCCGGGCTCTGGGGGCAGGCGGAACGCTTCGATCTGGTGCTGTGCAATCCACCATTCCATGCCAGCGAAGCTGACATGGCGCGTGAAGCGCAGCGCAAATGGCGGGGGCTGGACAAGTCGCGCCAGCAGCGCGGCAATGCCTCGCGCAAGGGCAGGACTCGCCAGGAGCGGGCTGGTGACGACAGGTCCAGGGTCGACAGGTCTCGCCGACACAGCGCCCAGTCGGCACCCGCGCTGAATTTCGCAGGTCAGGCGGCCGAACTCTGGTGTCCGGGAGGAGAGGAAGCCTTCGTGACGCGCATGGTCAGCGAGAGTCGTGACGTGGCGTCGCGCTGTCTGTGGTTCAGCTCGCTGGTGGCGCATGCCAGCAGTCTGCCGGGGATCAAGCAGGCACTGGCGGCAAGCGGTGCCAGCGAGGTGCGGGTGATCGAGATGTCCCAGGGACAGAAGATCAGTCGCTGTGTGGTCTGGTCATTCTTGACGCCGGCCGAGCGCCGGCAGTGGGGGCGGGACCACTGGCAGAATCACGACTGA
- the fhuF gene encoding siderophore-iron reductase FhuF, translating into MIDALSPLFAGPMVAYRDLITTSAQAQAGGESSLDRVVPARDVLSPGWLSACIAAHGMQYEGQSGAEAPDERALLSQWSKYLLSSMVSLPLAANLLLDHQLPLELRHLSLRLGEHGVVTQLILDDAAGQGVSLTADIAAAEEEARLQVRFQGYLAHLEAVIERLVPHTPLGPKVFWSNAAHYFVYIVGMLEEQGWVAQAAPARQLMATRVLADGRRNPLYQPVSEVMDRHGERHVPRKVCCVRYRIECLGYCSNCPLAIERPTARRAQARRVDQRANARGALTGSDLG; encoded by the coding sequence ATGATCGACGCGCTTTCCCCGCTCTTTGCCGGTCCGATGGTTGCTTATCGGGACCTGATCACTACCAGCGCTCAGGCGCAGGCAGGTGGCGAGTCATCGCTGGACCGTGTCGTGCCGGCACGTGATGTGCTCAGCCCCGGCTGGCTTTCGGCCTGCATCGCCGCACATGGCATGCAGTACGAGGGGCAGTCGGGCGCGGAGGCACCGGATGAGCGGGCACTGCTTTCCCAGTGGTCCAAGTACCTGTTGTCCTCGATGGTATCGCTGCCGCTGGCGGCCAATCTGCTGCTCGATCATCAACTGCCGCTGGAGCTGCGCCATCTCTCGCTGCGCCTTGGCGAGCATGGTGTGGTCACCCAGCTGATACTCGATGACGCGGCAGGTCAGGGCGTCAGCCTCACGGCGGATATCGCGGCGGCAGAGGAGGAGGCGCGGCTGCAGGTGCGCTTCCAGGGCTATCTGGCACATCTCGAGGCCGTCATTGAGCGCCTCGTGCCGCATACCCCGCTGGGTCCCAAGGTCTTCTGGAGCAACGCGGCACATTACTTCGTGTACATCGTCGGCATGCTGGAGGAGCAGGGGTGGGTCGCGCAGGCCGCGCCGGCACGCCAGCTGATGGCGACCAGGGTGCTGGCGGACGGGCGGCGCAATCCGCTGTATCAGCCGGTCAGCGAGGTGATGGACCGCCATGGCGAACGGCATGTGCCCCGCAAGGTATGCTGCGTGCGTTACCGTATCGAATGCCTTGGCTATTGCAGCAATTGCCCGCTGGCCATCGAGCGTCCCACGGCACGCCGTGCCCAGGCGCGCCGAGTCGACCAGCGTGCCAACGCGCGTGGGGCACTGACCGGCAGTGACCTTGGTTGA
- a CDS encoding thiol-disulfide oxidoreductase DCC family protein, whose protein sequence is MSDSARPPSRAALKVYYDARCPVCRRERARYERLSRHDAGVEWWDATEYAERLAARGIPLQRALLSLHVETADERICDGMPAYRLLLARLPGLAWLGWLITRPLIEPTLTRLYDAWVRRRLCRDGRL, encoded by the coding sequence ATGTCGGATTCCGCCCGGCCGCCGTCTCGGGCGGCCCTCAAGGTCTACTACGATGCACGCTGTCCCGTATGTCGGCGTGAGCGTGCACGCTATGAGCGACTGTCGCGCCACGATGCTGGCGTCGAGTGGTGGGATGCGACGGAGTATGCCGAGCGTCTCGCCGCGCGGGGCATTCCCCTGCAGCGCGCGCTGCTGTCATTGCATGTCGAGACGGCCGATGAGCGGATCTGCGATGGCATGCCGGCGTACCGTCTGCTGCTGGCCCGTCTCCCCGGCCTTGCCTGGCTGGGGTGGTTGATCACTCGTCCGCTGATCGAGCCGACCTTGACCCGTCTCTATGATGCCTGGGTCAGGCGTCGGCTATGCCGGGATGGCAGGCTCTGA
- the rloA3 gene encoding retropepsin-like aspartic peptidase RloA3 — protein sequence MSRHAATFLSRSLSRSLSRVTRQFAGAAGLGLIASLALPTAAQAEEDKVFGWVEKATIEPWGVLVKAKLDSGALTSSMHAENIETFTRDDEEWVRFDVEVEDEASGDMVENSFERPLYRDLTVSGAGGRDTRPVVLMTLCMGGERYEEQFSLRDRDGMNYPVLLGRRTIQSLGVLDVRKTFQTTPDCGEDAPLHRYEDKQYSERIGAAS from the coding sequence ATGTCGAGACACGCTGCTACCTTTCTTTCACGTTCTCTTTCACGCTCTCTTTCGCGCGTCACCCGTCAATTTGCCGGGGCTGCCGGGCTCGGGCTGATCGCCTCGCTGGCATTGCCAACGGCGGCTCAGGCCGAGGAGGACAAGGTCTTCGGCTGGGTGGAGAAGGCGACCATCGAGCCCTGGGGCGTGCTGGTCAAGGCCAAGCTGGACAGCGGCGCGCTGACATCCTCGATGCACGCCGAGAACATCGAGACGTTCACGCGTGACGACGAGGAATGGGTGCGCTTTGACGTGGAGGTCGAGGATGAGGCCAGCGGCGACATGGTCGAGAATTCCTTCGAGCGCCCGCTCTATCGTGACCTGACCGTCTCCGGTGCCGGCGGACGTGATACGCGCCCGGTGGTCCTGATGACCCTGTGCATGGGGGGCGAACGTTACGAGGAGCAGTTCAGTCTGCGGGATCGTGATGGCATGAATTACCCGGTACTGCTGGGGCGTCGCACCATCCAGAGCCTGGGCGTGCTCGACGTGCGCAAGACCTTCCAGACCACGCCGGACTGTGGCGAGGATGCGCCGCTGCATCGCTATGAAGACAAGCAGTATTCCGAGCGGATCGGCGCGGCTTCCTGA